Proteins encoded together in one Mus musculus strain C57BL/6J chromosome 16, GRCm38.p6 C57BL/6J window:
- the 4930453N24Rik gene encoding uncharacterized protein C3orf38 homolog isoform X1, producing the protein MSGLSHLESEGCRNLLGLLDNDEIMALCDTVTNRLVQPVDRQDAIHAILVYSQNVEELLRRKKVHREVIFKYLAKQGVVVPPTAEKHNLIQYAKDYWAKQSPKLKDTAEPVTKTEDIQLFKQAKEDKEAEKVDFRRLGEEFCHWFFELLNSQNPFLGPPQDDWGPQHFWHDAKLRFYYNTSEQNTTDYQGAEIVSLRLLSLVKEEFLFLSPNLDSQGLKCASSPHGLVMVGVAGTVHRGNSCLGIFEQIFGLIRSPFVENTWKIKFINLRIIGGSSLAPESVLKPSVTFEPSDLEAFYNVITLCNSPEVRPNVRQIIDSGTGDQVLHSGDEALLNKREMNLLTPLKH; encoded by the exons ATGTCGGGGCTCAGCCACTTAGAGTCGGAGGGCTGCCGAAACCTACTCGGCCTGCTGGACAACGACGAGATCATGGCCCTTTGCGACACCGTCACCAACCGCCTGGTGCAGCCTGTGGACCGCCAAG ATGCTATTCATGCAATATTAGTGTATAGCCAAAATGTAGAAGAACTTCTGAGGCGCAAGAAAGTCCACCGAGAAGTCATATTTAAGTATTTGGCAAAGCAAGGGGTGGTTGTACCTCCAACTGCTGAAAAACACAATCTTATTCAGTATGCAAAAGATTACTGGGCAAAACAGTCACCAAAACTGAAGGACACAGCAGAGCCAGTTACAAAGACGGAGGACATCCAGCTCTTTAAGCAG GCAAAGGAAGATAAAGAAGCTGAAAAGGTTGATTTTCGTCGCTTAGGAGAAGAATTCTGTCACTGGTTCTTTGAACTTCTTAATTCTCAGAATCCTTTTTTGGGCCCACCTCAAGATGACTGGGGCCCACAGCACTTCTGGCACGACGCCAAGCTTAGGTTTTATTATAACACCTCAGAACAAAACACGACAGACTACCAAGGAGCCGAAATCGTGAGCCTTCGCTTACTGTCATTAGTTAAAGAGGAATTTCTCTTTCTCAGTCCCAACCTTGATTCTCAAGGACTAAAATGTGCGTCTTCTCCTCATGGATTAGTTATGGTTGGAGTTGCAGGGACTGTCCACCGAGGAAATTCTTGTTTGGGCATATTTGAGCAAATTTTTGGACTTATCCGTAGCCCTTTTGTGGAAAATACTTGGAAAATCAAATTTATCAACCTGAGAATCATTGGAGGAAGTTCCCTTGCTCCTGAATCAGTACTGAAGCCATCTGTAACATTTGAACCAAGTGATCTGGAGGCCTTTTATAACGTAATCACCTTGTGTAATAGCCCTGAAGTAAGACCTAACGTAAGGCAGATAATAGATAGTGGCACTGGAGACCAGGTTTTACATAGTGGAGATGAGGCATTGTTGAACAAAAGGGAAATGAATTTGCTAACCCCTCTAAAGCATTGA
- the 4930453N24Rik gene encoding uncharacterized protein C3orf38 homolog, whose amino-acid sequence MSGLSHLESEGCRNLLGLLDNDEIMALCDTVTNRLVQPVDRQDAIHAILVYSQNVEELLRRKKVHREVIFKYLAKQGVVVPPTAEKHNLIQYAKDYWAKQSPKLKDTAEPVTKTEDIQLFKQQAKEDKEAEKVDFRRLGEEFCHWFFELLNSQNPFLGPPQDDWGPQHFWHDAKLRFYYNTSEQNTTDYQGAEIVSLRLLSLVKEEFLFLSPNLDSQGLKCASSPHGLVMVGVAGTVHRGNSCLGIFEQIFGLIRSPFVENTWKIKFINLRIIGGSSLAPESVLKPSVTFEPSDLEAFYNVITLCNSPEVRPNVRQIIDSGTGDQVLHSGDEALLNKREMNLLTPLKH is encoded by the exons ATGTCGGGGCTCAGCCACTTAGAGTCGGAGGGCTGCCGAAACCTACTCGGCCTGCTGGACAACGACGAGATCATGGCCCTTTGCGACACCGTCACCAACCGCCTGGTGCAGCCTGTGGACCGCCAAG ATGCTATTCATGCAATATTAGTGTATAGCCAAAATGTAGAAGAACTTCTGAGGCGCAAGAAAGTCCACCGAGAAGTCATATTTAAGTATTTGGCAAAGCAAGGGGTGGTTGTACCTCCAACTGCTGAAAAACACAATCTTATTCAGTATGCAAAAGATTACTGGGCAAAACAGTCACCAAAACTGAAGGACACAGCAGAGCCAGTTACAAAGACGGAGGACATCCAGCTCTTTAAGCAG CAGGCAAAGGAAGATAAAGAAGCTGAAAAGGTTGATTTTCGTCGCTTAGGAGAAGAATTCTGTCACTGGTTCTTTGAACTTCTTAATTCTCAGAATCCTTTTTTGGGCCCACCTCAAGATGACTGGGGCCCACAGCACTTCTGGCACGACGCCAAGCTTAGGTTTTATTATAACACCTCAGAACAAAACACGACAGACTACCAAGGAGCCGAAATCGTGAGCCTTCGCTTACTGTCATTAGTTAAAGAGGAATTTCTCTTTCTCAGTCCCAACCTTGATTCTCAAGGACTAAAATGTGCGTCTTCTCCTCATGGATTAGTTATGGTTGGAGTTGCAGGGACTGTCCACCGAGGAAATTCTTGTTTGGGCATATTTGAGCAAATTTTTGGACTTATCCGTAGCCCTTTTGTGGAAAATACTTGGAAAATCAAATTTATCAACCTGAGAATCATTGGAGGAAGTTCCCTTGCTCCTGAATCAGTACTGAAGCCATCTGTAACATTTGAACCAAGTGATCTGGAGGCCTTTTATAACGTAATCACCTTGTGTAATAGCCCTGAAGTAAGACCTAACGTAAGGCAGATAATAGATAGTGGCACTGGAGACCAGGTTTTACATAGTGGAGATGAGGCATTGTTGAACAAAAGGGAAATGAATTTGCTAACCCCTCTAAAGCATTGA
- the Zfp654 gene encoding zinc finger protein 654 isoform X1 — protein sequence MALIKSCINHPEISKDLYFHQALFTCLFMSPVEDQLFREHLLKTDCKSGIDIICNTEKEGKTLLALQLCESFLIPQLQNGDMYYIWELIFLWSKLQLKSNPSKQVFVDQCYQLLRTATNVRVIFPFMKIIKDEVEEEGLQICVEICGCALQLDLHDDPETKCLIYKTIAHFLPNDLEIVRVCALSVFFLERSLDAYHTVEELYRRPDEEYSEGMSTVQNRVRFELLPILKKGLFFDPEFWNFVMIKKNCVALLRDKSAVKLLNENTLENPSSSLKKRVDQQSVEEDQSTGETDPDDASVVQPKGQVNVKRSLSALNTSKVDHSVPRHRCMLCNKEFLGGHIVRHAQAHQKKGSFACVICGRKFRNRGLMQKHLKNHVKKIQRQQIATAQQDDPEVITLEEINGSKSLISFENGNSNTKGLEIETLTASSERNKEVIREHMAEFIKIPIAIPENAIENIIENGKPDASFNNISESLPQCDDDYEEEENEDDYEDDYDLNQETSVLHKINGTVCHPKDVYATDQEGNFKCPALGCVRIFKRIGFLNMHARTVHPTDLNVRQTVMKWSKGKCKFCQRQFEDSQHFIDHLNRHSYPNVYFCLHFNCNESFKLPFQLAQHTKSHRIFQAQCSFPECHELFEDLPLLYEHEAQHYLSKTPESSAQLSEVVPNHQEIDPFSNENQTIHHPVSTSKSRKYSTEPKTYIDTMEKKTDSLVHNGNEHSDDTVSNISLIDQKMPAIEPNPENTHSTTDLVNGHSEIEQTPLVTSDPTLKIDINRNRTENGSILPSVESQEHSALSVSQAPSKPNLTSEQTSYGLIVTKPFVRPLPPSYLDERYLSMPKRRKFLTDIVDACSDQDNMYKKPVKRLRCGKCLTTYCNAEALEAHLAQKKCQTLFGFDSDDESA from the exons ATGGCTCTTATTAAATCTTGTATAAATCACCCTGAAATCAGCAAAGACTTGTACTTCCATCAAGCACTCTTCACCTGTCTGTTTATGTCACCTGTAGAAGATCAGCTATTCCGTGAG catttgttgaaaactGACTGTAAGAGTGGAATTGATATCATCTGTAACACTGAAAAAGAAGGCAAGACTTTGCTAGCCTTACAGCTCTGTGAATCCTTTCTTATTCCACAGCTCCAGAATGGGGACATGTACTACATATG GGAGTTGATTTTCCTATGGAGTAAACTACAGCTTAAATCTAATCCTTCCAAACAAGTGTTTGTAGATCAGTGTTACCAGCTTTTAAGAACAGCAACTAATGTGAGAGTCATATTTCCTTTTATGAAAATCATTAAAGATGag gttGAAGAAGAAGGCCTACAAATTTGTGTTGAGATCTGTGGTTGTGCTCTCCAGCTTGATCTCCATGATGATCCTGAAACTAAATGTCTAATTTATAAAACAATTGCACATTTTTTGCCAAATGATCTAGAGATTGTCAGGGTTTGTGCTCTCTCAGTATTTTTTCTTGAGCGTTCCTTAGATGCCTACCACACCGTTGAAGAGCTTTACAGACGTCCGGATGAAGAGTATAGTGAAGGCATGAGTACTGTTCAAAACCGTGTTCGTTTTGAATTACTTCCAATTTTGAAAAAGGGATTGTTTTTTGATCCTGAGTTTTGGAACTTCGTAATGATTAAGAAAAACTGTGTGGCATTACTGCGTGATAAATCAGCAGTGAAACTTCTAAATGAAAATACACTGGAAAATCCTTCAAGTAGTCTAAAAAAGAGAGTGGACCAGCAGAGTGTGGAAGAAGATCAGAGCACTGGAGAGACTGATCCTGATGATGCGTCTGTAGTGCAACCTAAAGGACAGGTTAATGTGAAGAGAAGCCTGTCTGCTCTTAACACCTCCAAAGTGGATCATAGTGTCCCAAGACATCGGTGCATGTTATGCAACAAGGAATTTCTTGGTGGCCACATTGTAAGGCATGCCCAGGCTCATCAGAAAAAAGGCAGTTTTGCATGTGTGATATGTGGTAGGAAATTTAGGAACAGAGGACTTATGCAGAAGCATTTAAAAAATCACGTTAAGAAGATTCAGAGACAGCAGATTGCTACTGCACAACAGGATGATCCAGAAGTCATcactttggaagaaataaatggTTCCAAATCTTTAATTTCCTTTGAAAATGGGAATTCAAATACTAAGGGCTTGGAAATAGAGACATTGACGGCTTCCAGTGAGAGAAACAAAGAGGTCATCCGTGAACACATGGCTGAGTTCATTAAAATTCCCATTGCTATACCAGAGAATGCTATAGAAAACATTATTGAAAATGGCAAACCAGATGCTTCTTTCAATAATATCTCAGAATCTTTACCTCAGTGTGATGATGACTatgaagaggaagagaatgaagatgatTATGAAGATGATTATGATTTGAATCAAGAAACATCAGTGCTTCACAAAATCAATGGAACTGTGTGCCATCCAAAAGATGTATATGCTACAGACCAAGAAGGCAACTTCAAGTGTCCTGCTCTTGGCTGTGTAAGGATATTTAAAAGAATTGGGTTCCTAAATATGCATGCAAGGACTGTGCATCCAACTGATTTAAATGTGCGGCAAACTGTAATGAAGTGGAGTAAAGGAAAGTGCAAATTTTGCCAAAGGCAGTTTGAGGATTCTCAACATTTTATAGATCACCTTAATAGACACAGCTATCCAAATGTGTACTTCTGTTTGCATTTCAATTGCAATGAGTCATTTAAGCTGCCATTTCAGCTTGCCCAGCATACAAAAAGTCACAGGATATTTCAAGCTCAGTGTAGTTTTCCAGAATGCCATGAGCTTTTTGAAGATCTTCCTCTGTTATATGAACATGAAGCCCAGCATTACTTGAGCAAAACACCAGAATCATCTGCACAGCTGAGTGAAGTGGTTCCTAACCATCAAGAAATAGACCCATTTAGTAATGAGAACCAAACTATTCATCATCCAGTTTCTACTAGTAAGTCAAGGAAATATTCTACAGAACCAAAGACATATATAGACActatggaaaagaaaacagacagttTAGTTCATAATGGAAATGAACATTCTGATGATACTGTTTCAAATATAAGCTTGATAGACCAAAAGATGCCTGCCATAGAGCCAAATCCTGAAAATACTCATAGTACCACTGACTTAGTCAATGGACACAGTGAAATAGAGCAAACACCATTAGTTACATCAGATCCTACTCTGAAAATAGATATAAACAGAAACAGGACAGAAAATGGTTCTATTTTACCCAGTGTTGAATCACAAGAACACAGTGCCCTGTCAGTATCTCAGGCACCATCCAAACCAAATCTTACAAGTGAACAGACTTCATATGGCTTAATTGTAACAAAGCCATTTGTCAGACCTTTGCCCCCCAGTTACCTTGATGAACGATACCTTAGTATGCCAAAACGCAGAAAATTTCTCACCGATATTGTAGATGCCTGTTCTGATCAAGATAACATGTATAAAAAACCAGTGAAAAGATTACGATGTGGCAAATGCCTGACCACCTACTGTAATGCAGAAGCACTTGAGGCTCACCTTGCACAAAAGAAATGTCAGACACTCTTTGGATTTGATTCAGATGATGAAA GTGCCTGA